A segment of the Brassica napus cultivar Da-Ae unplaced genomic scaffold, Da-Ae ScsIHWf_885;HRSCAF=1255, whole genome shotgun sequence genome:
GTCAAGGGATTCCCCAAACCTTGACAGTTCCAGCTTGCAATCTTTAAGGAACGGGAGTTGACGGATTCCGAAAATCCGCCTTCTTCCTCTTTGTTGTAGCTGGTATCATATTGCAGATAGGCTGGTTGTCCGAGTTAGAAGGGGTTGATCTCTGTCTACCCTTCTTTTGGGAATCCCCATTCTTCCGGCGGGACGGCCCTGCCTCTAAGACGTTGCCCGTTTTCACTGAGAGTTTGCGCTTGCAAGTTGGAGGTTTTGTCTGCTGAACCTTGCGTTTTCGGGAATTATAGCCCACCAAGGATTTGGGGCTACTAGCACCTTTCCTTGTGCCCGGTGGTCTACCGGGTTTACGCCTAACAGGAGCTGATTCTGTGGGTGGATTAGGTAGTTGGTTAGGGGGACTTGCTTGGCCTAGGCGAAGAAGAGCTGGAGTTCTTTTTGGGCTCTCGGTAAgaatattttctgtttcttgtGCCTGGGGGTTTAAAGACCCTAGCCGATGGAGTGCTGGGGTTCTGTCTGGGCTATTTAGACAGGTCTTCGGGCTTTGATGCCGAGCTAATGCTGCACGCGCCATCTGAGAAACAGAGTCTTCTATTATGCCATTCTGCTCAGCCTGTCTCACTCTTTCCCTACGTGCTGCACTTTCAGCTGGATCAGTACACGAGATGTATTGGGTCATTGTAACTCTGAGTTCCTCTCTTGCTGCGTTCAGAGCTTCAGTTGTTTGGTCTAGTTTCGACTCATTCAAGGGAGTCCCCTTTGCAGAGGTAGGGGTTGTCCTTTTGCAGGAGCTAGATTCTTCTCTGATCGAGTCAATCCTTCCTGTATCTCTAGGAGACAGTCTGTCTCGAACTGGTAAGGCCGGGGGTGGAGGGGCTTGGTTGATCGGAGGCTGCAGAGGCCTGTACACTTCTCTATAATTTGTACTCCGTGAGTTAGTTCCTCCTGCTCCCCTTGAGTAACGGCTGGACCCATAGGGTTGGAACCTTCTACTATGGTTGTCACGGTGTGATAAGTGTTTCCCATAGGTGTCTCTGTTTCTTTGTGGGGGGTGGTTCTCAGAGGGGCGCTGGTCCCTGTTGAGCTTCCTGTCTTGTTGGTACCAGCTTCTGCCCTCAACCAGTCCATGTCTCTCggatttttcatgaatatgtgaTCTAATCATGAAACTATTCACACACTATACAAAGTAAATGAGTAATATGAAATTGAAGAACATATACTTCTACTTcaaattgtcttttttttttcttgaacacATACCAACTCCTAAACCTCATCATCGCTTCCTTCCGGTCCATGGAGTTCGTTCCTACATTTTTGTATTAATGAAACCATTCCTAAATACAATATAAAGgatttaacaaagaaaaaaaatgtcacATTTACCTCAAAACCCAGTAAGAACCCCCAGTTACCTGTGAGAAAGAAACCACAAAAGCATTAACACACAGTATAAAATTGAAGAATTGAATTGTCTTAGGGGGTCTTTTCTTACGCCATAAATGCCGATGATATTGGAACAACCGACACAAAAGATATCTTTCACAGCAGAATTGAACGGTCTTTCACCCAGAAATGTATTGAAGCTGCCACCAAAATTAAGGTTATATATATTTGGTTAAAATTCTCATCAAGCAACATGAAATAACTGGGAAGCATATATATACTTACAGTCTAGTGAACTCATATTCGTAACGACcaaactgaaaataaaacatcAGAGGCATGTCAAAGGCAGTACGTTTCAAGTTAAAGATGAATgtaagtttgaaaaaaaaacctgATCAATCTCCTTAGAGATGATATCATTGGGGAGTCCGAGATGTGTGTGGCACTTTATGCATGTGTAGAAGGGTCCCTCGAGTTCTATCTCGAACATTCTTCCCATCTCCACCAACCTGATTGTGATTGAGTCTAGAGAAGGTTTAAAACGATAACtgaaacaaggaagaagactagacaaaagaacaatcatcaaGAAAATCGAACACGGTACCAAGAACCAGTTCGCGGTTTCCAAGAAAAGAGATAAAAGCTACAAATGTTGAAGACAATGATTCTCCATGGATTCTCAGTGACAATGCGATTCTTTTCAACGAGTTTAACAGAGGAAAAATGCTTAATATTGCAACGACTAACCGCGAAAGAGTGAGAGATTACgggggagagaaagagagagaactCACGGTGGCCGGAGATGGTGATGCAGCGACGGTGACACAGGCGGAAGATGAGAAGTCGGAGAGATTCTTGGAGCCTTTTGCTTTGGAGTCCGTGAGAGCGGGAGGGAGAGCGTTTTTATATTACGTTTTAAACAAATATCATCATTCGGTTTATTCCggaaataatttgttttgagaTCAATTGGATCCACATCGAGGGGGCGTTActtaagtatataaagtattaagACATTTTCGAGAGATGGTAAAAAGTAGTTAAGATTAAGACTAGTCAAGGTTTCGCCATTTGGGTGGGCTTTGAATAGATTTTACGTATATCCAACTTATCAATTGGGCTTTACGACTTCAAATTCTTTATCGATTATCTTTCAAACTGAAATCAAATGACTTCAGTAAGGGCCTTTagttttttgagttttgattaaGATAGGATTAAAAATGGTATTGAAATGAGCTCAGACTAATAAAAGAAAACCGAACTTAGAAAACGCTCCAAAAATGATGAATCACGTCCAGCTGAACACTGGCCCTGCTGATCAAAGGCAAATTACTGCATTAATCGCTAAGAATGTGGAGAAGAAGCATAACTGAATGGAAAGCCAATTACCATTTACATATGATTATCATTTTACTTTCTACTTTTATCTTggatttttattgaaaaatgaagaagataaaTTCACCATTAGATGAAAAATAGACATagctattattattttttaattagaactagattttgatccgcgcaggcgcgcgggtgtatattttgaaaaatatgttgatatttatttttcatgtaattattaggatttggatgaatccgaggaacataaccgataccgatccaaagatatagtaccaaacccaaacataaattgattaaatattttaattattcaaaattttgttatttagagaaccgaatctgatccgaaccgaagtatttgggtatcgaatttatctaaaaatatatttatatacttatatatattaattatttttagatttaacgtatataaaacatcaaaaatgatacttttaaattggtttaaatacttgaaaatatatatagatagtcaaaagtaaatatctgaatagttaaagtatactcaaatcaccaaaaatacttaaaataattattgatttcgtatccaaaattttaaatcaagccaattgatagttaagcttaagtattatgacatatgttattctaatttatacgtaatatattattttatttatacattttgagaaatttaaaatatataatgatttaagactttaaaaataatttaaattagttatccaaacccaaaccaaacccgcaaagatccaaatcgaactcaaaccaaaatttagaaacattctaataaggctgaaatctttgaccccgaaaacccaaaatacaaaccgatcagaactaaactcgtatgggtatccaaaacccatccctagtcattattatatatcgtattttatcatcatataattaatcgtatttatatgtaccatcatataagtaatcatataattaatagtattttatacataccatcatataaataattacatatattatatttttaaaaacttaatatgaaatatgaaaaccataatttgagttggtatttcaaattgggctatgtattatatttttcttatatatattgacaatattttttttataatggttattgaaaaatagtttagtaaaatccatccatttttgaatatatgtatatttttgaatcaattttttgatataaatcaaatttgaattattattttgatttgaaatatgtatataaagtttaaattttgttttatggttaatttagaaaaaacttttttagggaattagattgacccattttggtatattttaaaagtggcctagataactttcaattttttaaaaaaacataagcccattactttttttcttaatactactatccttgttttcaaaaacaaaaatatttttttttaaaagactgcaatccatgtttccaaacactccaaatttttaaaagtcctattcaagtctccaaacactccaaatttgtacttgagttttaataagatagatgaacTTTTATTTAGAGAAAATTCAACCATTTTCGAATAAGGCATAGATTCTAATCGCAATTTTTGGGGTAAATTCActcagtctttttttttttttataaagatggATGTTTAAAGGTCTTAATTATGTTCTTTAGTATGAAATCATgttgttcttgttcttttcATTGTTTTGGAGGCGGGGTTCACCTACTCCAAACCGTGTTTACAAATTGGTCTAGTACCACTAAGGATCAGAAGAACACAATATGCCTATGAAGGTCAAATGTCCATTTCTCGTTGAGAGGAAATGGATATAACGTCGACTCGATCAGAAGATACAATATGCCTATGAAGGTCCAAATTTGGGTCTAGTACCACTAAAGATCAGAAGGAACACAATATGCCTAATAAATTATACACCTCTGTATTTCATCTAATTTCTCCTCCTTTGCTATCAATGAACCTGACGatctcaagaagaagaaaacagaaTGTGCAGAAGACAAAATAATACGCAAAAAGCCCAATAGATGACTCAGTCACTGTCCCACTAGTGATAACTAATTTCATTGTACACATAGAAAAGTGTAAAGTAAAGAACTTATTAacaaatgtcatcaaaaaccaCAAAAGGAAGAATATGTGATTTGTTCTTGGGACTTTTCACACGCTATACAAAGTAATATGAAATTGAGACATATACTTCTATTCTACTTCaagttgtcttttttttttcttgacacATACCAACTCCTAAACCTCATCATCGCTTCCTTCCGGTCCATGGAGTTCGG
Coding sequences within it:
- the LOC125606443 gene encoding protein yippee-like At3g08990 isoform X1 → MIVLLSSLLPCFSYRFKPSLDSITIRLVEMGRMFEIELEGPFYTCIKCHTHLGLPNDIISKEIDQFGRYEYEFTRLFNTFLGERPFNSAVKDIFCVGCSNIIGIYGVTGGSYWVLRNELHGPEGSDDEV
- the LOC125606443 gene encoding protein yippee-like At3g08990 isoform X2; translated protein: MGRMFEIELEGPFYTCIKCHTHLGLPNDIISKEIDQFGRYEYEFTRLFNTFLGERPFNSAVKDIFCVGCSNIIGIYGVTGGSYWVLRNELHGPEGSDDEV